A stretch of the Stegostoma tigrinum isolate sSteTig4 unplaced genomic scaffold, sSteTig4.hap1 scaffold_290, whole genome shotgun sequence genome encodes the following:
- the LOC125448809 gene encoding probable G-protein coupled receptor 139, whose protein sequence is MYEYFVDYVYAFYYPVLAAIGVPVNLVTIWILSQGRCGLSKCITLYLMAMAVADLLVAITEVILNRSVSFYFPKNSLKTTPGCSTLIVLICAVRDTSVWLTVAFTLDRFIAICCQKLKLRYCVPRTAAVAMTVVTPVFFLKNIPWFFSFEPVYIIDNIPWQCQSKPIFYTSHVWVAYDWLHRILNPFLPFFFILLFNALTVRHILLANKVRKGLLSKQGGEQVDVEMENRRKSMILLFAISGSFIALWMPYVINFLHYRIAKTYYYTDANAPGYILQQMGYLFQLSSCCTNTCIYVVTQAKFREELKKMFRTPCQLFVK, encoded by the exons aTGTATGAGTATTTTGTTGACTATGTCTACGCTTTTTATTACCCTGTCCTGGCAGCTATTGGTGTTCCGG TGAACTTAGTAACGATCTGGATTCTATCCCAGGGAAGGTGTGGTCTTTCTAAATGCATCACTTTGTACTTAATGGCCATGGCAGTGGCTGATCTGTTGGTGGCAATTACAGAAGTGATACTGAATCGCTCTGTTTCCTTTTACTTCCCAAAAAATTCCCTAAAAACAACACCAGGGTGCAGCACTCTCATTGTCCTGATCTGTGCAGTGAGGGACACTTCTGTCTGGTTAACAGTCGCTTTCACACTTGATCGATTCATAGCGATTTGTTGCCAAAAACTGAAATTAAGATATTGCGTCCCGAGGACAGCAGCTGTGGCAATGACAGTGGTAACTCCTGTGTTTTTTCTGAAGAACATTCCCTGGTTTTTCAGCTTCGAACCGGTCTACATTATTGACAACATACCATGGCAGTGCCAGTCAAAACCCATATTTTACACGTCGCATGTCTGGGTTGCTTATGATTGGCTCCATCGGATCCTAAACCCATTCTTGCcgtttttctttattttgctttttaatgCTCTGACAGTCAGACACATTTTATTGGCTAATAAAGTGCGAAAAGGATTGTTATCCAAACAAGGAGGAGAACAGGTGGATGTGGAAATGGAAAATCGGAGGAAGTCCATGATTTTACTCTTTGCCATATCGGGTAGCTTTATTGCCCTGTGGATGCCCTATGTCATTAATTTCCTTCATTACCGAATTGCAAAGACCTATTATTACACAGACGCAAATGCTCCTGGCTATATTCTCCAGCAGATGGGTTATCTGTTCCAACTTTCCAGCTGCTGTACAAACACCTGCATTTATGTTGTAACTCAGGCGAAATTCAGGGAGGAATTGAAGAAGATGTTCAGAACTCCATGTCAGCTCTTTGTTAAATAA